Proteins encoded by one window of Clostridia bacterium:
- a CDS encoding late competence development ComFB family protein has product MLKNYMEHVVDRLLPEVLYQHEDICRCDKCIEDIKAITLNNLKPMYIVTDKGSVYSKVNELELQFRANVLKELVKAIKIVSQNPKHE; this is encoded by the coding sequence ATGTTAAAGAATTATATGGAACATGTTGTGGATAGGTTGCTACCTGAAGTACTATATCAGCATGAAGATATATGTAGATGTGATAAATGCATAGAGGATATAAAAGCTATTACTTTAAATAATTTAAAGCCTATGTATATAGTTACTGATAAAGGTAGCGTATATTCTAAAGTCAATGAGCTGGAACTACAGTTTAGAGCGAATGTATTAAAAGAACTGGTAAAAGCAATCAAAATAGTATCCCAGAATCCTAAACACGAATAA
- a CDS encoding manganese efflux pump: MTTTLLLALSITLDSLWVGISYGMKKIKLTLISVIIMISISGATLSATWMAGQIILQYIPVNMAKTFGSIMLILTGCIFIIQALLDNEKQGNKMKKTDFLSKILNIFIHPSSGDLDNSGIIEANEALLLAIALSVDAFSIGFTLAAYGINLFLFLLLTSSVNIIMLKGGENLGKKISALIPEKASKFISGITIIMMGIIKLI, from the coding sequence GTGACCACAACATTATTGTTAGCTTTGTCAATAACCTTGGATAGTCTATGGGTAGGAATAAGCTATGGTATGAAAAAAATAAAGCTTACATTGATATCAGTAATAATTATGATAAGTATTTCAGGGGCAACCCTTTCCGCCACTTGGATGGCAGGACAAATAATTCTACAATATATCCCTGTCAATATGGCTAAAACCTTTGGATCTATAATGTTGATTTTAACAGGATGTATATTTATAATTCAAGCATTATTGGATAATGAAAAACAAGGTAACAAGATGAAAAAGACTGATTTTTTATCAAAGATTTTAAATATATTCATCCATCCTTCTTCAGGGGATCTGGATAATTCAGGTATAATAGAGGCCAATGAAGCACTGCTTTTAGCAATTGCACTTTCAGTAGATGCATTCTCAATAGGGTTTACCCTTGCTGCATATGGAATCAATCTATTTCTGTTTTTATTGTTAACATCTTCAGTGAATATAATTATGCTCAAAGGAGGAGAAAATTTAGGCAAAAAAATAAGTGCTTTAATTCCGGAAAAGGCATCCAAATTTATCTCCGGAATCACTATAATAATGATGGGAATTATAAAGCTGATATAA
- a CDS encoding sodium:calcium antiporter: protein MDAVPYILFLAGLVFIIKGGDLFVDAATWVAQTTGLPEVFIGATIVSLATTIPETTVSILSSINNQPSMAIGNAIGSIICNTGLILGLYCLIKPTRINTRIFYFKGLLLLFYMVVIWFLSKNKVIGPLSVSILILLLFIYMIFNLMIAGYKKSHKTSVAPSIFIKRCYLTFLIQFIFGAVLILLGSNLLLKYGVVIAKEWGVPEAVISLTLISFGTSLPELITAISSLTKGHVSIGIGNILGANILNVTMVIGLSGCFRALSVPAQTYYLDIPVAFALNFILVVPTIFTKRINRIQSALLLTGYFAYIIMLFCIW, encoded by the coding sequence ATGGATGCTGTACCATATATATTGTTTTTGGCAGGATTGGTATTTATTATAAAGGGGGGAGACCTATTTGTAGATGCTGCTACATGGGTGGCACAGACTACCGGATTGCCTGAAGTATTTATCGGGGCAACAATTGTCAGTTTAGCTACCACCATCCCTGAAACAACAGTATCTATACTCTCTTCTATCAACAATCAGCCGTCAATGGCTATAGGAAATGCTATTGGCTCAATTATATGTAATACCGGTCTGATATTGGGATTGTATTGCTTAATAAAGCCGACCAGAATCAACACGAGGATTTTTTACTTTAAGGGATTACTTTTATTGTTCTATATGGTTGTAATCTGGTTTCTATCAAAGAATAAAGTGATAGGACCCCTTTCGGTTTCCATACTGATTTTATTGTTGTTCATATATATGATATTCAATTTAATGATAGCAGGATATAAAAAATCCCACAAAACAAGCGTAGCGCCTTCTATATTCATTAAGAGGTGTTACTTAACTTTTTTAATCCAATTTATATTTGGAGCAGTTTTAATATTATTGGGCAGCAACTTATTATTGAAATATGGGGTCGTAATTGCGAAAGAATGGGGAGTGCCTGAAGCCGTCATAAGCCTTACTTTGATATCGTTTGGTACTTCGCTGCCTGAACTTATAACCGCTATTTCTTCTCTTACAAAGGGGCATGTGTCTATAGGGATAGGCAATATTTTAGGTGCAAACATATTGAATGTCACCATGGTGATAGGTCTATCCGGTTGTTTTAGGGCATTATCAGTACCGGCTCAAACCTATTATTTAGATATCCCGGTTGCCTTTGCTTTAAATTTTATTCTTGTGGTACCTACTATATTTACAAAGAGGATAAACAGAATACAGTCGGCTTTATTGCTAACAGGTTATTTTGCATATATAATCATGCTCTTTTGTATATGGTAA
- a CDS encoding P-II family nitrogen regulator, with product MDVKAIFVIVERGKADFIVQKAKKAGADGATIMYGRGTGHKEFKKFFDLHIESSKEIILILTEEEKLKSIVDAIIKAGRLDKPGAGIIFTIDIDNLFGLYHIKENKKIFDF from the coding sequence ATGGATGTAAAAGCAATTTTTGTAATAGTAGAACGTGGAAAGGCAGATTTTATTGTTCAAAAAGCAAAAAAGGCAGGAGCTGATGGAGCCACAATAATGTATGGAAGAGGGACTGGGCATAAAGAATTCAAGAAATTTTTTGATTTACATATAGAGTCTTCAAAAGAGATAATACTCATATTAACGGAGGAGGAAAAACTTAAATCAATAGTTGATGCCATAATAAAAGCGGGGAGATTGGATAAGCCTGGAGCAGGCATAATTTTTACAATAGATATTGATAATTTATTTGGTCTTTACCATATCAAAGAGAACAAAAAGATATTTGATTTTTAA
- a CDS encoding DUF1538 domain-containing protein, giving the protein MLIRFIKDLWETARNVVPIIVVLITLQTVVMRKEISDIKVFILGCIFSILGLHLFLKGVTTALIPLGEGVGRGLIQLERKYLIVVFAFMLGYASTLVEPALKALALEVEEISIGAIPEKVLINTVAVGFGIGLSIGIAKILNNIPTKKILIPLLVITLILTYFAPDEFVGIAFDSASATTGPVNIPINMALAMGLAKILGEVDPLLNGFGIIGLTSMGTVLTVLSLGIFMR; this is encoded by the coding sequence ATGTTAATTAGATTTATAAAGGATTTATGGGAAACTGCTAGAAATGTCGTTCCAATAATAGTAGTGCTTATAACTCTGCAGACTGTAGTGATGAGAAAGGAAATAAGTGATATAAAAGTATTCATTTTAGGTTGTATATTCAGTATTTTGGGCCTCCATTTATTTTTAAAAGGAGTAACAACAGCTCTCATTCCATTGGGAGAAGGAGTAGGAAGAGGTCTTATCCAACTGGAAAGAAAATATTTGATCGTTGTCTTTGCTTTTATGCTGGGATATGCATCTACACTTGTTGAACCTGCGTTAAAAGCGCTTGCGTTGGAAGTAGAAGAGATATCGATAGGTGCTATCCCTGAAAAAGTGCTTATCAACACAGTTGCTGTAGGATTTGGTATTGGATTATCCATAGGTATTGCTAAAATATTGAACAATATACCTACCAAGAAAATTTTAATTCCTCTTTTAGTCATAACTTTAATACTCACATATTTTGCGCCGGATGAATTTGTAGGAATAGCGTTTGATTCAGCCAGTGCTACCACAGGTCCTGTAAATATTCCTATAAACATGGCTCTTGCCATGGGGCTGGCAAAGATACTAGGGGAGGTAGATCCGCTGCTGAATGGGTTTGGCATTATAGGACTTACTTCCATGGGAACTGTTTTGACAGTACTTTCACTTGGGATATTTATGAGATAG
- a CDS encoding ABC transporter ATP-binding protein, with protein MFRLENVKYKEILDIKQLTIPSNKITCIVGKSGSGKTTLLKLLNKMISYTEGEIYYKNRPISKINSVELRRQIVMLPQNPIIFPGTIKDNLMIGLKFSEKPLVDDSQLFYALKTVELDKPLDEDADKLSGGESQRLALGRIILMKPDVVLLDEPSSALDQNTEHMVIGNMIDFIKRNNKTLVMVTHSNDISQAYADITIPIEKGKISE; from the coding sequence TTGTTTAGATTAGAAAATGTTAAATACAAAGAAATTTTAGACATCAAGCAGTTGACAATCCCTTCCAACAAAATAACATGCATAGTAGGCAAAAGCGGAAGCGGGAAAACCACTCTTTTAAAGCTGCTCAATAAAATGATAAGTTATACAGAAGGGGAAATATACTATAAAAATCGTCCTATCAGCAAAATAAATTCCGTAGAATTAAGACGCCAAATAGTTATGCTTCCACAAAACCCTATTATTTTTCCAGGCACAATTAAAGATAATTTGATGATAGGATTAAAATTCTCTGAAAAACCACTGGTGGATGATTCTCAACTGTTTTATGCCTTAAAAACAGTTGAGTTGGACAAACCTTTAGATGAAGATGCAGACAAATTATCAGGAGGGGAAAGTCAAAGGCTAGCACTTGGAAGAATCATATTGATGAAACCTGATGTGGTTTTGTTAGATGAGCCCTCGTCAGCACTGGATCAAAATACAGAACATATGGTTATAGGCAACATGATCGATTTTATAAAGAGAAATAATAAAACTCTGGTGATGGTCACACATTCAAACGATATATCACAAGCTTACGCAGATATCACTATTCCCATTGAAAAAGGAAAAATTTCAGAGTAA
- the fetB gene encoding iron export ABC transporter permease subunit FetB — translation MDNVIDLSFWQMMAAYIFLILLIIIVKLRHIPREKEILISSVRMTLQLIMTGYILTYFFQNSHPIYTLLLLTVMETFAVYNIFKRVKLNLSIKIKKIIALSMVSGTLISLIYFILVVINLLPWYEPRYFIPIAGMLIGNSMTGISLGVNKLIDGMVNQKDMIESALMLGATPKTASKHIINNSFDSAILPTINSMVGMGIVFLPGMMTGQILSGISPLIAIKYQIAIMLTILGSVSLTVIIFLNMSYKIFFNEHDQLDLDSYLENAKPK, via the coding sequence ATGGATAATGTTATCGACCTTTCGTTTTGGCAAATGATGGCCGCGTATATATTTTTAATATTATTGATAATTATAGTAAAGTTAAGACATATACCTAGGGAAAAAGAAATCCTGATTTCATCGGTTAGAATGACTTTACAATTGATCATGACAGGTTATATACTTACATACTTTTTCCAAAATAGCCATCCCATATACACCCTCTTATTACTAACTGTAATGGAAACATTCGCAGTATATAACATATTCAAAAGAGTAAAATTGAATCTGTCTATAAAGATAAAAAAAATAATTGCCCTATCCATGGTCTCAGGAACACTCATCAGCCTTATATACTTTATTTTGGTTGTAATCAACCTGCTCCCTTGGTATGAGCCTAGGTACTTTATCCCAATAGCCGGGATGTTGATTGGAAATTCCATGACAGGAATATCCTTAGGAGTAAACAAACTGATAGATGGGATGGTAAATCAAAAAGATATGATAGAATCAGCACTCATGCTGGGTGCAACCCCAAAAACAGCTTCCAAACACATAATAAATAATTCATTCGATTCTGCCATTTTACCCACCATCAATTCAATGGTGGGCATGGGAATAGTATTCTTACCGGGAATGATGACAGGCCAAATTCTATCAGGGATATCTCCGCTAATCGCAATAAAATACCAGATAGCCATTATGCTCACCATACTAGGCAGCGTATCCCTCACAGTGATTATATTTTTAAATATGAGCTATAAGATATTCTTCAATGAGCATGATCAACTTGACCTTGACAGTTATTTAGAGAACGCTAAACCAAAATAA
- a CDS encoding HD domain-containing protein, protein MSPCWEVFVVEFSRFLRQIEFIAEIDKLKEIYRQNVKINSLERENDAEHSWHMAVMVVLLKEYFIDQDVDILKVIKMVLVHDLVEIDAGDTFCYDEKGNQDKAERENKAAQRIFNILPEDQADELWKLWREFEEMKTPEARFAACMDRFQPFILNSRTEGHTWQKPGVNSRKLLKRVGVLEQNAPVLWEYVNSRIEEFIDKGYLKR, encoded by the coding sequence ATGTCTCCGTGCTGGGAGGTGTTTGTGGTGGAATTTTCTAGATTTTTAAGACAAATAGAGTTTATAGCGGAAATCGATAAATTAAAAGAGATATACAGACAGAATGTTAAAATCAACAGTCTGGAGAGAGAAAATGATGCGGAGCATTCATGGCATATGGCGGTTATGGTTGTCCTGCTTAAGGAATATTTCATAGATCAGGATGTAGATATTTTAAAGGTTATAAAAATGGTATTGGTACATGATTTAGTAGAAATAGATGCAGGGGATACATTTTGTTATGACGAGAAAGGAAATCAGGACAAAGCTGAAAGAGAAAATAAAGCAGCACAAAGGATATTTAATATATTGCCTGAAGACCAAGCCGATGAGTTATGGAAGCTTTGGAGAGAATTTGAAGAGATGAAGACCCCTGAAGCACGTTTTGCAGCTTGTATGGATAGATTCCAGCCATTTATATTGAATTCCAGAACAGAAGGACATACTTGGCAAAAACCCGGGGTGAACAGTCGAAAGCTTTTGAAAAGAGTAGGGGTCTTGGAGCAAAATGCACCTGTGCTCTGGGAATATGTAAATTCAAGAATAGAAGAATTTATCGATAAAGGATATCTGAAAAGGTAG
- a CDS encoding LPXTG cell wall anchor domain-containing protein, whose amino-acid sequence MIKRGLCLGATIFILSFLIVLLPINFQKANASDLEIIGSQDGIAVKPQGEKFFDLNNLNPGDTKTAMLSIKSVYRDPFDLYMRAERVGEEQEYDLFNQLKLKVNYDGTLIFDGSMTDFARSNISLGRINKNDHKHLLAEVYLPGRETGNEFQGKTVDVRWIFTAQSLTSPDEIVDIEDEEVPIGGIKFPESQEGADKKGIPKTGDKTSILIYAMGFILALIGTKMAVKSKN is encoded by the coding sequence ATGATAAAAAGGGGTTTATGTTTAGGAGCAACTATATTTATATTGTCTTTTTTAATTGTACTGCTACCCATCAACTTTCAGAAAGCAAATGCATCAGATTTAGAGATTATAGGTAGTCAAGACGGTATTGCAGTAAAACCGCAAGGTGAGAAATTTTTCGATTTAAACAATTTAAATCCCGGGGACACCAAGACAGCTATGTTAAGCATAAAAAGTGTATATCGAGATCCATTTGATTTATATATGAGGGCAGAAAGAGTAGGGGAAGAACAGGAATATGATCTTTTTAATCAACTTAAACTTAAAGTGAATTATGATGGAACCTTAATTTTTGATGGCTCCATGACAGATTTTGCACGATCTAATATAAGTTTAGGTAGAATAAACAAAAATGACCACAAGCATCTTTTAGCTGAAGTATATCTGCCAGGCCGTGAAACAGGGAATGAGTTCCAAGGGAAAACCGTTGATGTAAGGTGGATATTCACCGCTCAATCCCTCACTTCTCCAGATGAAATAGTGGATATTGAAGATGAAGAAGTGCCTATTGGAGGAATAAAGTTTCCCGAAAGCCAGGAAGGAGCAGATAAAAAAGGTATCCCCAAAACAGGTGATAAAACATCTATATTAATATATGCAATGGGATTTATATTGGCTTTGATAGGAACCAAGATGGCAGTTAAAAGTAAAAACTAG
- a CDS encoding TasA family protein → MKKRIVLIISLVALASLLVIGGTMAWFTNIPDPVFNKFTAGSVKVEVNEHDFQDIENWNPGDVTDKEVSVISNGSKATYVRVALTPTWSNDESVDNVKLYLNTQDWLFFDEDQDGLPDDGYYYYKDILNQGDETNNLLTKVELIGDATGNDYQDATLTIKVDAQAVQASNDAYKDVWDLEVLPTGVEQFGTAH, encoded by the coding sequence ATGAAAAAGAGAATAGTTTTGATAATTTCATTGGTTGCATTGGCATCCTTGTTGGTGATAGGAGGTACCATGGCGTGGTTCACCAATATCCCTGATCCAGTATTTAATAAATTTACCGCAGGTAGTGTCAAGGTGGAAGTAAATGAACACGATTTCCAGGATATAGAAAACTGGAATCCCGGTGATGTGACCGATAAAGAGGTGAGCGTTATAAGCAATGGTTCAAAAGCTACATATGTTAGGGTCGCCCTTACACCTACTTGGAGCAATGATGAATCAGTAGACAATGTTAAATTATACCTTAACACACAAGACTGGTTATTCTTTGATGAAGACCAAGATGGATTGCCTGACGATGGATATTACTATTATAAAGATATCTTAAATCAAGGTGATGAGACAAATAATCTTTTGACTAAGGTTGAGCTCATAGGGGATGCTACAGGCAATGATTATCAAGATGCTACCTTGACAATTAAGGTGGATGCCCAAGCTGTACAGGCGTCTAACGATGCATATAAGGATGTATGGGATTTAGAAGTTTTACCGACAGGTGTGGAACAATTTGGTACAGCCCATTAA
- a CDS encoding signal peptidase I, translated as MLDRCKNRIFPVVSKLAFLALIIIGLIVGFYLIKEFDPNKILSLNDYRMYVVKSGSMSPTIRVGSLILVKGVHYNNIKEGDIITYSGKSSEAVTHRVVGIENHTGISFTTKGDANDTPDPLQVESNRLLGKVVFCIPYIGRIFDFLKTKIGFVALTIIMLAIIVLPDLFIKFRNIKK; from the coding sequence ATGCTTGATAGATGCAAAAACAGAATATTTCCAGTAGTGAGTAAATTGGCGTTTCTAGCGCTTATAATTATTGGCTTGATAGTTGGTTTCTATCTGATAAAGGAATTTGATCCGAATAAAATCCTATCGTTAAATGACTATAGAATGTATGTGGTGAAAAGCGGGAGCATGAGCCCTACTATAAGGGTTGGAAGTCTTATCTTGGTTAAAGGCGTACACTATAACAACATTAAAGAGGGAGACATAATAACATATTCCGGAAAAAGTTCAGAGGCTGTAACTCACAGAGTGGTAGGGATTGAAAATCACACTGGGATAAGCTTTACAACAAAAGGAGATGCCAATGATACACCAGACCCTTTACAGGTAGAATCCAACCGATTGTTGGGTAAGGTAGTATTTTGTATACCCTACATAGGTAGAATTTTTGATTTTTTAAAAACCAAGATAGGTTTTGTCGCACTAACCATCATCATGCTTGCGATAATTGTATTGCCAGATTTATTTATAAAGTTTAGGAATATAAAAAAATAA